From a single Spongiibacter taiwanensis genomic region:
- a CDS encoding fumarylacetoacetate hydrolase family protein has product MQDQQIQEISVELYQALRSGKAVPPLTDRYPELSIDDAYAVSLALLEMRKADGEVLIGKKIGVTSEAVQNMLKVGQPDFGFLTDRMIGEGKISLDGMIAPRAEGEIAFLLSADLKGPGVTEADVLAATEAVMPCFEIVDSRIADWKIKIQDTVADNASCGLFAINRDDMKDPTKVDLVGCEMVVYKNGEFLSRGLGSAALGNPLTCVAWLANTLGEYGISLNKGDIILSGSLVPLENVVPGDKMSLEISGIGSLSIEFV; this is encoded by the coding sequence ATGCAAGATCAGCAGATTCAGGAAATCAGCGTGGAGCTGTATCAAGCCCTGCGCAGTGGCAAGGCGGTACCGCCATTAACCGATCGCTACCCCGAGTTGAGTATTGACGACGCCTACGCGGTCTCTCTCGCGTTATTGGAAATGCGCAAGGCCGATGGCGAAGTGCTGATTGGCAAGAAAATTGGTGTTACCAGCGAAGCCGTGCAGAACATGCTTAAAGTGGGTCAGCCTGATTTCGGGTTTTTGACCGACCGCATGATCGGCGAAGGGAAAATCTCCCTTGATGGCATGATCGCCCCCCGGGCGGAGGGAGAAATCGCCTTTCTGCTCTCTGCAGACTTGAAGGGGCCGGGGGTCACCGAGGCCGACGTGCTGGCAGCGACCGAAGCGGTGATGCCCTGCTTTGAGATTGTCGATTCCCGCATTGCGGATTGGAAGATCAAAATTCAGGACACCGTCGCCGACAACGCCTCCTGCGGCCTGTTTGCCATTAATCGCGATGATATGAAAGACCCGACTAAAGTCGACTTGGTCGGTTGTGAGATGGTGGTGTATAAAAACGGCGAGTTTCTGAGTCGAGGCCTGGGATCGGCTGCGCTGGGGAATCCCTTAACCTGCGTAGCTTGGCTCGCCAATACTCTTGGCGAGTACGGGATCAGTTTGAATAAGGGCGATATTATTTTGTCAGGGTCTCTCGTTCCGCTGGAGAACGTGGTGCCCGGCGATAAGATGTCGCTGGAAATTAGCGGGATTGGTTCTCTCTCCATCGAGTTCGTGTAG